One Pullulanibacillus sp. KACC 23026 DNA segment encodes these proteins:
- a CDS encoding ABC transporter ATP-binding protein, which produces MLALDVRNLNKKYENFELKDISFQLEKGYIMGFIGANGAGKTTTIKSILNIINLDSGEVRIWGKNIVEHEIELKQEIGYAFGDIDFYTRSKMKTLTDVIKKFYTNWDDETYYNYLRKFKLDENKKIVQLSTGMKVKYNLALALSHGAKLLILDEPTSGLDPVARDELLDIFQELVMDGEISILFSTHITTDLEKCADFITFIENGEMIKSADKEEFIASYRLLNGDEGQLNLVKEELISYKKNSFGFTGLIRSRDFNPSYNIKSTTPSLEEIMIYFAKKEDMNV; this is translated from the coding sequence ATGCTGGCATTAGATGTTAGGAATTTAAATAAGAAATACGAAAATTTCGAGTTAAAGGATATATCGTTCCAGTTGGAAAAGGGCTATATTATGGGTTTCATCGGTGCTAATGGCGCGGGGAAAACAACCACCATTAAATCGATCTTGAATATTATTAATCTTGATAGCGGTGAGGTGCGTATTTGGGGTAAGAATATTGTCGAACATGAGATCGAATTGAAACAGGAAATTGGATATGCATTTGGCGATATTGACTTTTATACGCGGAGCAAAATGAAGACGTTAACCGATGTGATTAAGAAGTTCTACACGAATTGGGATGATGAAACTTATTACAACTATTTGCGGAAATTTAAATTGGATGAAAACAAAAAAATTGTTCAATTGTCGACCGGAATGAAAGTAAAGTACAACTTGGCTCTTGCCTTGTCCCATGGTGCCAAGCTTCTCATTCTGGATGAACCGACTAGCGGACTCGATCCGGTCGCAAGAGATGAACTGTTGGATATTTTTCAAGAGCTTGTAATGGATGGTGAAATCAGCATTCTGTTCTCGACGCATATTACAACTGACTTGGAGAAATGTGCCGATTTTATTACCTTTATTGAAAACGGTGAAATGATCAAGAGTGCTGACAAGGAAGAGTTTATTGCATCCTATCGCCTCCTAAATGGTGATGAAGGCCAGCTAAATCTAGTGAAGGAAGAGCTGATTTCCTACAAAAAGAATTCATTCGGTTTTACGGGATTAATCCGTTCTAGAGACTTCAATCCATCTTACAATATTAAATCAACCACGCCGAGCCTCGAGGAAATCATGATTTATTTCGCAAAAAAGGAGGATATGAATGTTTAA
- a CDS encoding HAMP domain-containing sensor histidine kinase — translation MKVNLENSKLVVRFTLNFILHQILLFLSVSLPAIFYIVVLKETTIPAVINLTTGFILIAYILYCLFYGFYVARPMFDIISKIQKLASGSYFKSDKKRRFNFASGRLYREVYTNLESLSVTLQENESKRKEFEQLRQEWAAGVTHDLKTPLSYISGYTNMLLSSEYKWSEEEEREFLQLIKEKSAHLEELINDLGIAFRMDQSIGMKYVSQKIELVELLRRVIAEVVNMPSNKGNSFEILGEGPIYFNGDLHLLKRAFTNLIVNAVVHNPPGTKITVSIRKKPQLEVEIKDNGKGMDEDTIKHLFDRYYRGTSTEAPTGGTGLGMAIVKQIITAHQGTIEVASKVEKGTSILIKLPI, via the coding sequence ATGAAAGTGAACTTAGAAAATAGTAAGCTCGTTGTTCGGTTTACTTTAAACTTCATTTTACATCAGATATTGTTGTTTTTGTCGGTTTCGCTGCCTGCGATATTCTATATTGTCGTTTTAAAGGAAACAACGATTCCGGCTGTCATAAATTTAACAACTGGATTTATTCTGATCGCTTATATTTTGTATTGTTTGTTTTATGGTTTTTATGTTGCGCGGCCAATGTTTGATATTATTAGTAAAATACAGAAATTGGCTAGTGGAAGCTATTTTAAATCTGATAAAAAGCGGCGTTTTAATTTTGCTTCTGGTCGACTTTACCGAGAAGTTTATACAAATCTTGAGTCCCTTTCAGTTACTCTTCAAGAGAACGAAAGTAAACGAAAGGAATTCGAACAATTAAGACAAGAATGGGCAGCAGGTGTTACTCATGATTTGAAGACACCATTATCGTATATCTCTGGATATACAAATATGCTATTATCGTCTGAGTATAAGTGGAGTGAAGAGGAAGAAAGAGAATTTTTACAATTAATTAAAGAAAAATCAGCTCATTTAGAAGAGCTTATTAATGACCTCGGGATTGCCTTTCGAATGGACCAATCGATTGGTATGAAATATGTCTCTCAAAAAATAGAATTGGTAGAATTACTTCGTCGGGTCATAGCGGAAGTAGTCAATATGCCATCTAATAAAGGGAATTCCTTTGAAATATTAGGAGAGGGACCCATCTATTTTAATGGTGACTTACATTTACTCAAAAGAGCCTTTACTAATTTGATCGTTAATGCAGTTGTGCATAATCCACCAGGTACAAAAATTACCGTTTCGATCAGGAAAAAGCCACAATTGGAAGTGGAGATAAAAGATAATGGAAAAGGTATGGATGAAGATACTATCAAACATTTATTTGACCGCTATTATAGGGGAACATCCACAGAAGCTCCAACCGGAGGCACAGGGCTTGGTATGGCTATCGTTAAACAAATTATTACAGCTCACCAAGGGACAATAGAAGTAGCAAGTAAAGTGGAGAAAGGAACTTCCATTTTAATAAAGTTGCCAATATAA
- a CDS encoding response regulator transcription factor translates to MRLQKILIVDDEPGIVQMLKTILTKEGYSSIHTAFTGQEAKELISQNQYDLILLDVMLPDTDGFQLCQEIRQHSNVPILFLTARSGDFDKLTGLGIGGDDYITKPFNPLEVVARINVQFRRQEHYQQSARQSKIDRFGQVTIDRKAAQLWVNGEEISCPAREFELLLFLADHPNQVFTASQLYENVWGYDSIGEEKTVSIHIMRLRKKLEEDPRHPSLIVTMRGIGYKFVPPKQGETK, encoded by the coding sequence ATGCGATTACAGAAAATACTTATAGTGGATGACGAGCCCGGAATTGTGCAGATGTTAAAGACCATACTCACAAAAGAAGGCTATTCATCCATACACACTGCATTTACAGGGCAAGAAGCAAAGGAATTAATAAGTCAAAATCAATATGATTTGATTCTACTGGATGTTATGCTTCCCGATACAGATGGGTTTCAATTATGTCAAGAAATTCGCCAACATTCTAATGTTCCCATTCTGTTCCTTACTGCTCGTTCAGGTGATTTTGACAAACTAACAGGATTGGGAATCGGAGGAGATGACTATATAACTAAGCCATTCAATCCATTAGAGGTTGTTGCACGGATAAACGTACAGTTTAGAAGGCAAGAGCACTATCAGCAGTCTGCAAGGCAATCAAAGATTGATCGCTTTGGTCAAGTTACGATTGATAGAAAAGCAGCACAACTATGGGTAAATGGGGAAGAGATAAGTTGTCCTGCGAGGGAATTTGAATTATTGCTTTTTTTGGCTGACCATCCTAATCAAGTTTTTACAGCAAGTCAATTATATGAAAATGTATGGGGATATGACAGTATCGGAGAGGAAAAAACAGTTTCCATTCATATTATGCGTCTGCGTAAAAAATTGGAGGAGGACCCGCGGCATCCTTCTCTGATTGTCACAATGAGGGGGATTGGTTATAAGTTTGTTCCACCCAAACAAGGTGAGACCAAATGA
- a CDS encoding ABC transporter permease, whose amino-acid sequence MKGLIANELMKIYNRKLTWILLVLLLAITIGASLIDKTSEHSSSNTNWKSETTQLVQQYEERLKIKDLSPTLHADAENKLNIAQYRLDHHFPPAKNNPLSSLLTLSGLIEMVILFTIIIASDVVAGEYSSGTMKLLLIRPYSRSKILISKYMAVLLYAISLLLLLVICSYTTNALFYGTGGAQVTDLFFNQQGEIVQKNVFMQDLKMYGLSIFPIMSYVTIAFAVSTILRNSTLAVGLSLFIMIVGNSMIEATAKISWLKYLPFANSDVSLYIFHLPARPEMTLGFSISVLLVYIISLMTASWVVFTNRDVAV is encoded by the coding sequence ATGAAGGGACTAATTGCTAATGAATTAATGAAAATTTACAATCGTAAACTAACATGGATCCTATTGGTTCTTCTATTGGCAATAACTATAGGTGCCTCGTTGATAGATAAAACAAGTGAGCACTCTTCTTCAAATACAAACTGGAAGAGTGAAACGACCCAACTTGTACAACAATACGAAGAAAGATTGAAGATTAAGGACCTTTCTCCAACCTTACATGCAGATGCGGAAAATAAATTAAATATTGCTCAATATCGTTTGGATCATCATTTTCCCCCTGCAAAAAATAACCCATTGTCTTCTCTGCTGACACTTTCTGGGTTGATCGAAATGGTGATACTCTTTACCATTATCATTGCTTCGGATGTGGTTGCTGGAGAGTATTCATCTGGTACGATGAAATTATTGTTGATTCGTCCGTATAGCCGTTCAAAAATATTGATCTCAAAATATATGGCCGTTTTACTATACGCGATCTCCCTGCTATTGTTATTAGTGATTTGCAGCTACACAACGAATGCTCTTTTCTATGGAACGGGCGGGGCACAAGTCACCGATTTGTTCTTTAATCAACAGGGAGAAATCGTTCAAAAAAATGTATTCATGCAAGATTTAAAGATGTATGGATTAAGTATTTTCCCGATCATGAGTTATGTAACCATAGCCTTTGCGGTTTCTACTATTTTGCGTAATAGTACCTTAGCAGTCGGTCTATCGTTGTTTATTATGATAGTAGGTAATTCGATGATAGAGGCAACAGCAAAAATCTCTTGGTTGAAGTATCTGCCATTTGCCAACAGTGATGTTAGCTTATACATTTTTCATCTGCCAGCTCGGCCAGAAATGACATTAGGATTTTCTATTTCTGTTCTGTTAGTTTATATTATTTCTCTCATGACAGCAAGTTGGGTTGTTTTTACAAATCGTGATGTTGCTGTTTAA
- a CDS encoding sulfite exporter TauE/SafE family protein gives MSITLIIMIITIVFIGALMRATFGFGEAIVSMPLLTLLPINLHTAISLIGLAGLTVACLCVAAGWRNIDRSSLVLLAISTLLGIPAGLIMVTFAPVSVITVSLGVFLVVYGIYSLVKPTLVKTTRGRLLQNPVWALPFGFSAGVLGSAYNFNGVPVVVYGTMKGWQRDQFQATLQAHFLISGVLVVVGQAIGGLWTKDVFILFGLSLPLIVIATILGTFLHKRIPPHKFERYVFVLIVLLGILLLIKT, from the coding sequence ATGTCTATTACTCTTATTATCATGATTATTACAATAGTGTTTATTGGGGCCTTGATGAGGGCAACTTTTGGATTTGGAGAAGCGATAGTAAGTATGCCTTTACTAACACTATTGCCGATTAACTTACATACAGCCATTTCTTTAATTGGTTTAGCGGGGCTTACGGTGGCTTGCCTTTGTGTTGCTGCTGGATGGCGGAACATTGACCGTTCTTCTCTTGTTCTGCTCGCCATTTCAACTTTACTGGGAATTCCGGCTGGATTGATTATGGTTACTTTTGCTCCAGTAAGTGTCATTACTGTATCTCTTGGCGTTTTTCTTGTTGTTTATGGAATTTATTCACTTGTTAAACCTACTTTAGTTAAAACGACAAGAGGCCGTCTGTTACAAAATCCTGTTTGGGCATTGCCGTTTGGCTTTTCTGCTGGTGTGCTTGGTAGTGCTTATAACTTTAATGGGGTGCCTGTTGTTGTTTACGGAACGATGAAAGGTTGGCAACGAGATCAATTTCAAGCAACTCTGCAAGCTCATTTCCTTATTTCCGGTGTTTTAGTAGTTGTTGGTCAAGCAATTGGCGGATTATGGACAAAAGATGTGTTTATCCTTTTTGGACTATCCCTGCCATTGATTGTTATTGCAACCATATTAGGTACCTTTTTACATAAGCGAATTCCCCCTCATAAATTTGAGCGTTACGTATTTGTTCTCATTGTGTTACTTGGTATTTTATTGTTAATCAAAACCTAA
- the rlmD gene encoding 23S rRNA (uracil(1939)-C(5))-methyltransferase RlmD, which yields MTTQPVQKNDTLEVTFTDLSHDGAGVAKVKGYTLFVPGGLPGEAAEVKVIKTKKGYGFGKLIKFIETSEDRVEPPCEIFDRCGGCQIQHLNPKGQAQFKYKMVTDALERLGGLKEIKVHPVLTMDHPWAYRNKASVPVASREGELIAGFYQKRSHFIIDMDHCLITDDTVDEVIQEVKRIAKDSGIEPYNEETHKGILRHIIVRVGKQTDEVMVVLVTKTDELPFRKRFIKELPEKFPQIKSIAQNINKKRTNTIFGNETRILWGKETILDTIGSVKFAISPRSFYQVNPEQTRVLYEKAMEYAELAGKETVIDAYCGIGTISLFLAQKAGQVYGVEIVPEAIEDARKNAELNELTNVTFEAGPAEEVIPNWYKQGIKADIVVVDPPRKGCDEALLQTILEMKPKRVVYVSCNPATLARDLRVLEDGGYKTIEVQPVDMFPQTMHCEAVAKIEL from the coding sequence ATGACCACACAGCCCGTACAGAAGAATGATACATTAGAAGTGACGTTTACCGATTTGTCTCATGACGGGGCAGGGGTTGCGAAAGTAAAGGGATATACACTGTTTGTTCCAGGCGGTCTCCCTGGAGAAGCAGCTGAGGTAAAAGTAATCAAAACAAAAAAGGGCTACGGCTTTGGGAAGCTTATAAAATTCATTGAGACAAGCGAGGATCGTGTGGAGCCTCCCTGTGAGATTTTTGATCGCTGTGGAGGCTGCCAAATTCAGCATTTGAATCCAAAGGGACAAGCCCAATTTAAATATAAAATGGTGACCGATGCCCTTGAACGCCTGGGCGGTTTAAAAGAGATAAAGGTTCACCCTGTTCTTACGATGGATCATCCTTGGGCATATAGGAATAAAGCGAGTGTTCCTGTTGCAAGTCGTGAGGGTGAGCTTATTGCGGGTTTTTATCAGAAAAGAAGTCACTTTATCATTGATATGGATCATTGTTTAATTACAGATGACACCGTCGATGAAGTGATCCAAGAGGTCAAGCGAATCGCTAAGGACAGCGGGATTGAACCCTATAATGAAGAGACCCATAAAGGCATTTTGCGGCATATTATCGTCCGAGTCGGCAAGCAAACGGATGAGGTGATGGTGGTTCTCGTCACGAAAACGGACGAGCTACCGTTCAGAAAACGATTCATTAAAGAGCTGCCAGAGAAGTTCCCTCAGATCAAATCCATTGCTCAGAACATCAACAAAAAACGAACGAATACGATTTTCGGGAATGAAACCCGCATTTTATGGGGCAAAGAGACGATCCTCGATACGATAGGCTCCGTCAAATTTGCCATCTCACCGCGTTCCTTTTATCAAGTGAACCCTGAGCAAACCCGTGTGCTCTATGAAAAGGCCATGGAATACGCAGAACTTGCTGGCAAAGAGACGGTCATCGATGCTTATTGCGGCATTGGCACCATATCACTCTTTCTTGCTCAAAAAGCAGGGCAGGTCTACGGTGTTGAGATCGTTCCAGAAGCGATTGAAGATGCGAGAAAGAATGCCGAGCTCAACGAATTAACCAATGTGACATTTGAGGCGGGACCAGCTGAAGAAGTGATTCCTAATTGGTATAAGCAAGGCATAAAGGCGGATATTGTGGTGGTTGATCCCCCGCGCAAAGGCTGTGATGAGGCGCTTTTACAGACCATTCTTGAGATGAAGCCAAAGCGTGTTGTCTATGTGTCCTGCAACCCTGCAACCTTGGCACGGGACTTAAGAGTACTAGAAGACGGCGGCTACAAAACAATCGAAGTCCAACCCGTCGACATGTTCCCCCAAACTATGCACTGCGAAGCCGTCGCTAAAATAGAACTTTGA
- a CDS encoding diacylglycerol kinase, whose product MRRARLIYNPTSGRETIKKNLPYILDRLERGGWETSCHATTGIGDATKASQAAVEREFDLVIAAGGDGTINEVINGLCEQSYRPRLAIIPTGTTNDFARAICVPRDIEAACDIICQDYHMPLDVGKVNGQYFINIAGGGKLTELTYEVPSKLKTMLGQLAYYLKGIEMLPSIRPSLVRIEFDGHLFEDEIMFFLVSNTNSVGGFEKLAPEASMNDGMFDLVILRKTTLPDLIRLARLAVKGEHIKDPNVIYVKANRIRVFNDEKMQLNLDGEYGGELPGEFSNLYQHLTVVVPKEIALNNGGGKAAYRRLIVRPPL is encoded by the coding sequence ATGAGACGTGCACGATTAATTTATAATCCAACATCAGGACGTGAAACGATAAAAAAGAACCTTCCCTATATTCTGGATCGGCTTGAGCGTGGAGGATGGGAAACCTCTTGTCATGCAACCACCGGAATCGGGGATGCGACGAAGGCCTCTCAAGCTGCTGTCGAAAGGGAGTTTGATCTGGTTATTGCAGCAGGCGGGGATGGGACGATCAACGAGGTCATCAACGGGCTTTGTGAGCAGTCTTATCGCCCAAGGCTTGCGATTATTCCAACCGGGACAACCAACGATTTTGCCAGAGCGATCTGTGTCCCGAGAGACATAGAGGCAGCTTGTGATATAATCTGTCAGGATTATCATATGCCCCTTGATGTTGGAAAGGTAAATGGACAATATTTTATTAATATCGCTGGAGGCGGTAAGCTGACCGAGTTAACGTATGAAGTGCCAAGCAAACTGAAGACCATGCTTGGACAGCTTGCCTATTATCTGAAGGGAATCGAAATGCTGCCATCGATTCGGCCTTCTTTAGTTCGAATTGAATTCGACGGACATCTTTTTGAAGACGAAATCATGTTTTTTCTTGTGTCGAATACGAATTCAGTGGGAGGCTTTGAGAAGCTGGCACCTGAAGCTTCGATGAATGATGGCATGTTTGATCTCGTCATTTTAAGAAAAACAACGCTCCCGGACCTCATTCGGCTTGCAAGGCTGGCGGTAAAAGGGGAGCATATTAAGGATCCAAATGTAATCTATGTAAAAGCGAACCGAATTCGAGTTTTTAATGATGAAAAAATGCAATTGAATCTTGATGGCGAGTACGGCGGAGAACTGCCTGGTGAGTTTAGCAATCTTTATCAGCATTTAACGGTCGTCGTTCCTAAGGAAATTGCGTTGAATAATGGGGGAGGAAAGGCGGCATATCGTCGCTTGATCGTCCGTCCGCCACTATAA
- a CDS encoding pyridoxal phosphate-dependent aminotransferase, translating to MRQFEMSDALKRLPEQFFASLVQKATKKANEGYDVINLGQGNPDLPTPPHIVEALKRASENPQYHKYSPFQGFSFLKEAVAAFYKKNYQVDLDPEKEVAILFGAKAGLVEISQVLLNKGDIALVPDPGYPDYWSGIAIADAAMHMMPLREDNDFLPDLDAIPNEIWEQAKLMFLNYPNNPTAGVANKAFFEEVIRRAQSAQLCVVHDFAYGAIGFDGEKPISFMQLPGAKEVGVEFYTLSKTYNMAGWRIAFAVGNPSVIQALNLIQDHYYVSLFGAVQEAAAVALTGPQECVDELREIYEERRNDFINACHEIGWKVKSPKGSFFAWLPVPDGYSSESFADLLLEKVQVVVAPGIGFGNFGEGYVRVGLLTHSERLVEAVKRIESLDLF from the coding sequence ATGCGACAATTTGAAATGTCGGATGCACTCAAGCGACTGCCAGAGCAATTCTTTGCTTCCCTTGTTCAAAAAGCAACGAAGAAGGCAAATGAAGGGTATGATGTGATTAACTTAGGCCAGGGTAATCCCGACTTGCCGACACCCCCTCATATTGTGGAAGCCTTGAAGCGGGCTTCTGAGAATCCACAGTATCATAAATATTCGCCGTTTCAAGGATTCTCCTTCTTAAAAGAAGCAGTGGCTGCCTTTTATAAGAAAAATTATCAGGTCGATCTCGATCCTGAAAAAGAGGTGGCCATACTCTTCGGGGCGAAGGCAGGCTTGGTGGAGATCAGTCAAGTCCTTTTGAACAAAGGAGACATCGCATTAGTTCCTGACCCGGGCTATCCTGATTATTGGTCGGGGATCGCTATAGCGGATGCGGCCATGCACATGATGCCGCTCAGAGAAGACAATGACTTTTTACCTGATTTAGATGCCATTCCAAATGAGATTTGGGAACAAGCGAAGCTGATGTTTCTTAATTACCCCAATAACCCAACGGCAGGCGTGGCAAACAAGGCTTTTTTTGAAGAAGTTATTAGAAGAGCCCAATCTGCACAACTATGTGTCGTCCACGATTTTGCTTATGGAGCCATTGGTTTTGATGGGGAGAAGCCCATTAGTTTTATGCAACTACCAGGAGCCAAAGAAGTCGGCGTGGAGTTCTATACCTTATCTAAAACGTATAACATGGCAGGCTGGCGCATTGCGTTTGCGGTAGGGAATCCAAGTGTTATCCAAGCATTGAACCTCATTCAAGATCACTATTATGTGAGTTTATTTGGAGCGGTTCAAGAGGCGGCGGCCGTTGCGCTCACAGGACCACAAGAGTGTGTGGATGAGCTTCGGGAAATCTATGAAGAACGGAGAAACGATTTTATAAATGCCTGTCATGAGATTGGCTGGAAGGTGAAATCACCGAAAGGCTCCTTTTTTGCGTGGCTGCCCGTACCGGATGGTTACTCGTCTGAGAGCTTTGCTGATCTTTTACTTGAAAAAGTGCAAGTAGTGGTTGCTCCGGGCATAGGCTTTGGAAATTTCGGAGAAGGCTATGTTCGAGTGGGGCTTTTAACCCATTCAGAACGGTTAGTAGAAGCCGTTAAGCGAATCGAATCACTGGATCTTTTTTGA
- a CDS encoding carbon-nitrogen family hydrolase: protein MNLNIALLQMEISFGDPHANYEKAERLFEEACKKQIDVIVLPELWTTGYDLERLKTIADPNGEQTKTFFSRLAKKHQVNVIGGSVAVEKEDGIYNTLLVFNRNGDCIKDYAKAHLFRLMREEMFLSAGTSDGLFELEQLPFAGFICYDIRFPEWIRAHILQGAGIIVVPAEWPAPRIEHWRNLLISRAIENQSFVMACNRVGKDPDNEFGGHSLVINPWGEVLAEADATEQILYASIDPDELSMIRERIPVFEDRRPELYKALFDSISST from the coding sequence ATGAACTTAAATATAGCTTTATTGCAAATGGAGATTAGTTTTGGTGATCCCCATGCCAACTATGAGAAAGCAGAGCGCCTTTTTGAAGAAGCGTGTAAAAAGCAGATCGACGTGATTGTGTTACCGGAACTATGGACAACAGGCTACGATCTTGAAAGACTTAAAACGATAGCCGATCCAAACGGGGAGCAAACGAAGACCTTTTTTTCCAGACTTGCCAAGAAGCATCAAGTGAATGTGATAGGCGGGTCTGTCGCGGTTGAGAAGGAGGATGGTATCTATAATACGCTCCTTGTGTTTAATAGAAATGGAGATTGCATCAAAGACTATGCGAAGGCACACCTCTTCCGTTTAATGCGTGAGGAAATGTTTTTATCGGCGGGAACAAGTGACGGCCTTTTTGAGCTTGAGCAGCTTCCATTTGCTGGCTTTATCTGCTATGACATCCGTTTTCCTGAGTGGATACGCGCCCATATCCTTCAAGGTGCAGGTATCATCGTAGTTCCGGCCGAATGGCCAGCTCCACGTATTGAGCATTGGCGAAACCTTCTTATCAGTCGGGCGATCGAAAATCAAAGCTTCGTCATGGCCTGTAACCGAGTCGGAAAAGATCCTGATAATGAATTTGGCGGGCACTCCCTCGTTATTAATCCATGGGGTGAGGTCCTAGCAGAGGCGGATGCAACTGAGCAAATTTTATATGCAAGCATCGACCCTGACGAACTCTCGATGATCCGCGAACGCATCCCCGTCTTTGAGGATCGCCGGCCAGAGCTATATAAAGCCTTGTTTGATAGCATCTCCTCAACTTAA
- a CDS encoding GNAT family N-acetyltransferase has product MPIIKATLDHLMEASDLFNLYRIFYKQESDLDGACRFLKERIEKEESVIFLAYQGEQAVGFAQAYPAFSSVSLKRTWILNDLYVKKEDRGHGIGEELLTHVIEFAKETGTKGILLETAEDNRVAQSLYEKKGFEREDNRFYFRSV; this is encoded by the coding sequence ATGCCAATTATTAAAGCGACATTAGACCATTTAATGGAAGCGAGTGACCTGTTTAATTTATACCGGATTTTCTATAAGCAGGAGTCTGACCTTGATGGGGCGTGCCGATTTCTTAAAGAGAGAATAGAGAAGGAAGAATCTGTGATCTTTTTAGCCTATCAAGGGGAGCAGGCAGTTGGCTTTGCTCAAGCTTACCCGGCTTTTTCATCAGTCAGCCTGAAAAGAACGTGGATTCTAAATGACCTTTATGTCAAAAAAGAGGACCGCGGGCATGGTATTGGTGAAGAGCTTCTCACACATGTGATTGAATTCGCCAAAGAAACGGGTACAAAAGGTATTTTGCTTGAGACGGCAGAGGATAACAGAGTTGCCCAAAGCTTATATGAGAAAAAAGGCTTTGAACGAGAAGACAATCGTTTTTATTTTCGGTCAGTCTAA